Genomic DNA from Anguilla rostrata isolate EN2019 unplaced genomic scaffold, ASM1855537v3 scaf0345, whole genome shotgun sequence:
AGCAATGCCACGGGCCGCCAGTTTTTCACCTCCTTAGGGTCACCCTTTTTTGGCAGCAAGGTCACAACCGCCCTCCTGCAGCTCAATGGCAGTGACCCTCCAGCCAGACTGTCATTGAGCACGGATAGCAAGTCTTCACCTACCACCTGCCAGAAGCCCTTATAAAATTCTACTGGCAGCCCATCAATTCCAGGGGCCTTCCCACTCGCCATGCCCTGAAGTGCTGTGTATAGTTCCTGCTGAGATAGAACCCCCCCTAGATCCCCACTGGCATGAATGGTTGGAAGCCCGTCGTAGAAAGCATTTGCtatctctgcctcctctctgtATTCACTCATGTAAAGctctgaaaagagagagagagagagagagagagagagagaactgaacTGAAGGCAGTGAAGAGTAACCAGCTCTACCCAGACAGAGTTCCCCTGGGACAACTGGCCatcaaaagaacatttttacaaaatatcaacaacaaaaaatatcacaCCCACTGCATCTAGAAATTTTGACAGAAATCAACAAAAACTATACATTGACAGCATGAAGAAATTAAAGAATAAACTGGAAATGTATTGTGCTCTAGGCCAAGATTGCTCCCTGTCAGACTATCTCAGAGTTAAAAACCAAAAGCAAAGGTGCACATTAACAATGTACAGACTCAGCGAACGACCACAGCCTTGCCATCGAAATTGGTTGCCATGAAAAGACCTGGCTGGCAAAAGAGAACAGGCTGTGTGCCCATTACAATCTGGCAGGTGGAGACAGAGGCCCACTTCCTACTTTCCTGCCCCAAGTGCCTTCCCAAATTCACTGAATAGACTAATCAGTACCTATCggaaccaaataaataaataaaaattctgggGAAGAGGAAATCGCAATAGAGGGGGCAGCCCAGCATGTCTCTGCCTGCCGTAAATTAAGAGAGGGTGTGGGTTTAACAGAggagcctaaccctaaccctaatacacttgggtttaACAGAggagcctaaccctaaccctaatacacttgggtttaACAGAggagcctaaccctaaccctaatacacttgggtttaacagaggagtctaaccctaaccctaatacacttgggtttatcagaggagcctaaccctaaccctaatacacttgggtttaACAGAggagcctaaccctaaccctaatacacttgggtttatcagaggagtctaaccctaaccctaatacacttgggtttaCCAGAGgtgtctaaccctaaccctaatacacttgggtttaacagaggagtctaaccctaaccccaataCACttacgtttatttatttttatttacttaacctttatttaaccaggttagtcttattgagattagaaatctctttttcaggagagacctggccaagaaagcagcagtcgattacagacacaacaaaatttcaacatttaacatattataaacgcagacaaacagcaatgttcaaagtttatcagaggagtctaaccctaatacacttgggtttatcagaggagtctaaccctaaccctaatacacttgggtttatcagaggagtctaaccctaaccctaatacacttggaTTTAacagaggagtctaaccctaaccctaatacacttgggtttatcagaggagtctaaccctaaccctaatacacttggaTTTAACAGAGGagactaaccctaaccctcttaCATTTGGGATCCTCAGGCTCTGCCCTCTCAGCTCTGGACGGGACGGTGCGGCTGGCTGGAGAGGGTGCGTGTGAGGGCCAGGTGGAGGTGTACTACCAGCAGACCTGGAGCAGAGTGGGGGGGTCCTGGAGCTTCAGTGAGGCCTCGGTGGCCTGCAGGCAGCTGGGCTGTGGCTCTGCAGTGCAGGTCTACAGCTCCTCTCCGTCTGGGACGGGGGGCAGTGGGGAGTGTCTGATGGGGGTTCAGTGCTCCGGGAGAGAGGCTCACCTGGGGAACTGCAGCACTCCACACAAActcacctgcagctccagggAACAGGTGTCCATCGTCTGTTCCAGTGAGTACAGGTTACTAATGAAGCTTCTCTGCAGTCTCTAGCTGCTTGTTTGACATGGGGGGAAATTGTATACTCAACctaaaggatttttaaaaagtattaggAATCAGAGTATTTAAAACAGACAGAGCTTGTGTAACAACTCAGATAacttctctctatttctctctttctcaccccctctctccctttttctctccctctctctctgtttctctctctctctccctctctctctctctctcagatcacAGGTCTCTCAggctggtggggggagggggggactgtGCGGGACGGTTGGAGGTGTTCCACAGGGGCTCCTGGGGGACAGTTTGTGATGACTCCTGGGACCTGGAGGATGCTCAGGTGGTGTGCAGGCAGCTCCAGTGTGGGACGGCCCTCAGTGCCCCGCTACCCTCCTTCTTTGGGCCAGGAAATGGACCTGTCTGGCTGGATGAGGTGGGCTGTGTGGGGAACGAGACGTCCCTGTGGGACTGTCCCACAGCCGGATGGGGACAAACTGACTGTGGACACAAGGAGGACGTGGGGGTCGTGTGTTCAGGTCTGGAGCTCAGTGGAGCATCTAAAGTTCTTGCTTTTACACTGACACTAATTTGGTGTGAATACATGATACCTGATTGGTGAGGAATTTCAGGTGTTCAAAGTGATGAGATTTATCTCAGGAGAGCAGTGGCTAACAGAACACAGCTTTTCATCCTGACTTATACCTGCATCCGATACATTTACCTTTCTATCCTCTGTAATTTCTGGCACAAGATTTTAaggttatgtttatttttaaaccattttgtcCCTAAGAGATTTCTAACGTTGTTGTAGAATTCAAGGAGATGAGACTGGCCGAGGGCTGTTCTGGGAATTTGGAAGTTTTCTACAACGGCACCTGGGGCAACGTGTGCTTCAATCAAATGACTAGAGACACGGCTACTCTCATATGTCAGGAACTGAACTGTGGGAAGAGCACATTTGTGTCTAATAAACGGCCAAGACTGGAATCAGCTCCTAACTGGTTGGATCATTTCAGATGTCGCCCACATGACTCCACTCTGTGGCAGTGCCCATCAAAGCCTTGGGGTGAGAATACCTGCAGGAAGACCAGCGTGGCTTCACTTACCTGCTCAGGTAAACCTCAATCAACTGCAGACTTAATTATTCCTGTTAGGAACAGTATAATAAACCTCATGACTGCAAACACAGTATCACTATTGGGAACAGCAGCATAAAACTCTCCTTACTGCAGACTTTAGTACTtctcagggccggcccgtggcataaacggtctatgcggttgtttagggccacaaccgctaggtgTTTATCTGAGGTAAATAACGTTAATTTTGCagttacgttattcatcccctatcgcagAATTAGTGgtataaatattaaacagaatGGCACCCGAACATTTCACAACAATGCAATGTATGAAGGATTTTACAAAGTGAaaccccttctccccccctctcaacGGAATCCAACAGCTCCCCCGCACCCCGCTCAGAAAGGTTTGCTTAAGGCCACCGAACCCCTAGGGCCGGTCCTGATACTTCTGTTAGAAACAATAGAATTAAACCTTCAAGTAGAACTGACTCATTTATGCAGATGGGGAGGATTATATCAATATATAATGAGCTAATTGTTGCCCAGAAAGTGGTAAACAGTATCCACAGTCAGCTTATTAGTTTTTGCAACATTAAATTGGTAAAACTATGGACTATTGTgaattttttaaaggtttttagTGTAACCCCATGAATGAGATTTTGTGGAGCTCTAAGTAGTGCAGTTATGGATATGGAATGAAcctgtttctgtctttgtgttttaaaaatttttttaatttgtagttcatatatttatttatttctcttcacATCAAAGGGGAAGAGGATGATCAAGTTCCACGAAGCAAATTGTCACGTTCCTCAGCAGCAAATCAGAGAGCTTACACAAGTACGTTTTTTGGTTGAATCCTGTGGTAACCTCTGGATAAGGTGTCGAGATGTGTTGGCGGTTAAAGATCAAACATCTGGGGAGATGATATGATCATTAATGAAGCAATGTGTCGTAGGAGATGCTAAAGTAATGAGTCAGTCATTGTTTAGTTGCAAATTAAAGTATAGTAGTAAGTGTTATGGAGATGTGTCTTGGAGATTGTTGAAAGTAATAGGTCAGTCATGTGTAATGGAGATGTGTTGTGAGATGCTAAACTAAGAGGTCAGTCATAGTTTGTTTGGAGGATGACTGTTGTGTTAGGTAGATGCTTAAAAGATTTGTAGGTCATCATGTGTTatggagatgtgtctgtaggagatgctaaacGTAATGAGGTCAGTCATGGTGTATAATGGTCTAGAATGCAAATGTCATGGTCAGTCAGTGCTAAATCAGATGAGCTGTAGCACAATAGTTTGTGTTAatggagatgtgtctgtaggagatgctaaacGTAATGAGGTCAGTCATAGTGTTATGGAGATGTGTCTGTGGAGATGCAAACGTAATGAGGTCAGTCTAGTGTTAATGGAGAgtgtctgtaggagatgctaacgaatgaggtcagtcatagtgttaggagatgtgtctgtaggagatgctaaacGTAATGAGTCAGTCATGTGTTAatggagatgtgtctgtaggagatgctaaacgtaatgaggtcagtcatagtgttagtggagatgtgtctgtaggagatgctaaaggtaatgaggtcagtcatagtgttagtggagatgtgtctgtaggagatgctaaaggtaatgaggtcagtcatagtgttagtggagatgtgtctgtaggagatgctaaaGGTAATGAGGCTGCTCAGCTCATCTGTGTCTCCTGCTCTAGGTCACTGGCCCCTCC
This window encodes:
- the LOC135246456 gene encoding deleted in malignant brain tumors 1 protein-like, with product LSECWSDANPTVLCVGYTESRLADGPDNCSGRVELQHLGKWGTVCDACWDRRASNVLCQQLKCGTAVAVPGQAWFGEGSGPIRADVFDCHGNETRLSQCAVSSWSRAVLSHGQDAGVICSGSALSALDGTVRLAGEGACEGQVEVYYQQTWSRVGGSWSFSEASVACRQLGCGSAVQVYSSSPSGTGGSGECLMGVQCSGREAHLGNCSTPHKLTCSSREQVSIVCSNHRSLRLVGGGGDCAGRLEVFHRGSWGTVCDDSWDLEDAQVVCRQLQCGTALSAPLPSFFGPGNGPVWLDEVGCVGNETSLWDCPTAGWGQTDCGHKEDVGVVCSEFKEMRLAEGCSGNLEVFYNGTWGNVCFNQMTRDTATLICQELNCGKSTFVSNKRPRLESAPNWLDHFRCRPHDSTLWQCPSKPWGENTCRKTSVASLTCSGEEDDQVPRSKLSRSSAANQRAYTSHWPLRLVGGEGGCSGMLEVFHEGSWRKVCGDSWDAMDVQVVCRQLGCGSAGKAHSNATFGMGKDDPWLTEVNCRGTEMHLWDCPHQHSRCPHQNQAGVTCTVPLSESSSTAGTPAMTTQPKPQPGHWPLRLVGGEGGCSGRLEVFHEGSWRKVCGDSWDAMDVQVVCRQLGCGSAGKAHSNATFGTGNDTLWLTEVNCRGTEMHLWDCPHSVHQHSRCPHQNQA